The genomic stretch ggagttttGATTCTCTTTAAATACTAAGTATGTACTCAAACGATGGACCAAATGATTGAATGAGAATTTTGAGCAGGTTTTTGAGTACTAAATAAGTGTGTGAAGGTGTGTTTCCCGTTTCCCGTTTCCCGTTTCCCGTTTCCCGTTTCACCCGCAATAAGTTTGGTTTGCAAattatttgtttgaaatctctctcctcaacgTAAGCAGTGCATTTCCGGTGCTCTATGCATTCCTGAACATTTGTTCTTCTCCCACTCGCTACCTAAGAGTTGAAATTTTTAAGGATTAAGTAAACGTGACTCAGAAAGCACAAACTCTGCAAGAACCTGGTAGTGATGGTGGTTTGCATTTTTCTACTACTATTTGTCAGCATCATGTATCactcagagaaaaaaaaaaaaaaaactcaatattATCATGGTACTGTTACATTTTATTGAATTTCCTCTAAATGAAAGGCAGCCTGATGGGCTTCTTGTTTGCAGCCTATACAGCTGAACTTCATATCATGGTTTGTCTTTTGGAGACTTTCTCATGAACATTAGTTGGGAAAATATGCCAACAGTGCAATTTTTGGGAACTTTTAACCAAAACCAGTCCTTTTTTTAAGAGTTGGATACTTATTCTTTCACACACAGCAAATGATTTGGCTTTTGACTTTGTTAATTATAcgaaaaattattaaatttagAAATCTGTGTTGATCCCAATCAGGTTCACAAAGACATTGAAGGATTATAAGAGTAATCCAAGTTGGCCAGAAGGCTCAATTGCAGGAGGATATATTGTAGATGAATGCCTAATATTCTGTTCAAGATATTTCAAAGGTGTGGAAACATGGGTCAATCGACCGAATAGGAATATTGGTTCGGAGAGATGAGTAGGCCCATAGGAAAGTCTGAGCTAATTAGGCTTGAGATGAAATATAGAAATCAAGCCCACCGATATGTACATTTCAATTACGATGCCCTTGAGGGATATCGAAAATAAGTATCAAATTGACAAATTTTGATATGTGAACTTTTTATATGATTCAACACATATTGATAACCTAAAGCACgctttcttatttcttagaCATCATCTTGAAGAAATTAAATAGGCACAAGGTCGTAAATGCAGAGACCAAAGTAGACTAAAGGAGCATGCACAATAATTCCCAACTTGGTTTGCATGTCATGTAAGTTTAAAACCGGTTTACAAAATGAGTTCAACACCCCTATCGTAATAACATGTGTATTTTGTATTGAATAGGTCGACAAGCTACGACAAAGCGGGGTCAAGGTGCCTGACAACATTAAATGGTTATCGAAAGGGCCTAACTGGGAGGCAAGAAGATACAAGGGATATATTATCAATGGCACCCGATTTAACTCTTGACGCTGATTTGCAAACTCAAAACAGTGGGGTCTTAGTGACGGCAATAACACCAAGCATTAATGGCCATAGAGATCCTAGGCCCGTCGATGGAAATGTAGCTTATTATGGCATATTTAAGGAAGTCATTGAGTTAGAATATTCTTTGAATCTAAAAATAGTGTTATTTCGATGTAACTGGGTTGACTAACAAGGGGGTGGTCAAAGATGACTTTGGGTTTACACTTGTAAACTTCAATCACTTGAAGCATACTGGGGTaaatgaaatggatgaaccattTGTCTTTGCTACACAAGCAAATCAGTGTTTTATGTACAAGACCCCATAAAATCAGAATGGCAAATTGTTATAAAAACATTGATACGTGATAATTATAATATGGAGGGAGATGTACCTGAAGACAATGTTCAAAATTGGAAAGAGATATCACTTCAAAACATTGACAGTAGAGGGGGATAAGCTAGTGAAGATCATATCGATCTTAGTTTGATAAGATCAGACATGGAGGGAATAATAGTGGCTGCGCCCTTAGAACTAATCAATGCTTTGCAAAGCAACACATAAATTTATTGACTATGATTTTTTGTATAttttgttttaaggtttagtATTTTATTCAAAGTgcaaaaatcaattaaatgtTAGCTAATAGTGTACGGACAATAGTACTTACTATTCAAGTGATGTTGTTTTATGGCAGTTGTAGAAAAGGAATAATGATCATGTGGACGTTGCTTCTACGAGTGCGGTTGCACCGGGTATGGctattatatttttatcaaCATATAATGACATATTTAGTTGATTTTATGATATTTAGTTGATTTTATGATAATGTATTCACTTTTTTTATCactaaattgtatttttttcttgctGTAAATTGTAATTTTACATGTAGACAATCGTCGTAAGAAACGTGGTCGGTCAAGGGGATTCACTACAACTTCTTTGTCAAGTGGCCAAAAGGTAAAAGTTAGGACCAATCGTTATCACCAAGGGGTTGGTAAGGAGGCATCACGATTACTTATATGGATGGACACACATGTAAGGACACCTACCACGATGCCACTATATTATTGGGAATGGCGGAAAGTTCCTCAATACTATAAGGAATTAGTTTGGGAAAAAGTTACGGTATGGTGACACCAACATTAACATTTTTAATGTATGATTTTTGTAaagtgtttttattttatttttttaattaatataccACATTGTTCTGTAGGActattatgaaattgaaattttagcaaaaaaatgggTTATTCGAAAAATGGGTATCCGGTGGAAGGACTTTAGGCTTgaattaaaagaaatatatgataAGTCAACGATGATTGATGAATGCTTTGCAAAACGTGATGTCCGTGTTCCATTGGATCAGTGGAAATACCTTATAGATATGTGGGGTGATTTGAAGTATCAGGTAATGATGCCTATACAAACCTGTTACATGTTTTCGTATTTGCTTCTTGAATATTGTATGATTTGTGTTTTTACTATGGTAGGAAATGTGTTCGCGGAATAAAGAGAATAGAAAGCAATAGAAAATGAGTCACACTGCGGGCCGACAAAGTTTTGCCCAAGATTTTGATATAAAGGTTGGGCGAATATATGCAATGTTtgggaacttttaatcaaaacCAGTCTTTTTAAGCTCTGGATAATTATTCTTCCACAAAAACACAGAAAAAGTACCTTTACTCACCCTTCACGTCTCCCTCTCTATCTTATCACAGTCTATATAAGTCTCCATGCATGTTCTTTTGTTTAACAAAAACTACTCAGTACCCAGCCCGCCTTCGTTCCTGCTGTAATGGCAACTGCTGTTCTTTCCAAGCAAACATTATCCAAATGGTTCTCCAACAAGAGTTTCGTGCTAAGTGCCCATCGCCTTCATCATCATTCCAAACAGGAATCAAACGATGAACTCCAACAAATATTTCGTCGCTTGGACACTAACGGTAACGGAAAGATCGAAGGCTTTGAACTCAGATCCTACTTTGCCCCTATAAGGGAGTTCATGCCACCTAAGGAGGCTCAAGGTGTGATCAATGAACTGGATGCAGCTGGTGGCGACAATTTGACGCTAGATTTTGACGATTTTGCGAAGTTGATGGAACGTGAAGGTGGGAATGATGACCTGAAAAGAGGGTTTGATATGTTCGCATTGAAGGGTTCTGGGTCCATTACAACAGAGGGCTTGCAGAGGATCTTCAGTTGCCTTGGCAACAAAATGTCCAATGAAGAGTGCAAGACCATCATACAGGCATTCGACCTCAACGGCGACTGTGTGATTGACTTCTCTGAGTTCCAGCAGTTGATGGCTTAGTCATATTAATGTTTGCACCTGTTCTATGAGTGTGTGTTAGTATATGCAAATAAGTTTACAGACATAAAAATAATGGCCTTAACGCTGTAAAATGTCTGTAAGACACCAGGTGGGTGTCCTATGTTATTAATAATTCTGAACAGGTTTGCTATAAATTATGGTGTTCAAACTTTGTAATGTCTTGTTATCTCTTAAGTTGGCAATTTGCTATTGCAATTTGAGACTTGGATGTCTCTTGAGTGTCCTCATGCTCCAAAACCAAAGTAAGCAAGAGGGCACTGGAGGACAGAATGCCCTTAGAGCTTACATTAAGGAAGGAGACAAAACGAATCCCAAACATAGTTTTAAAAAGCTGATCAGATCGATCCGGATGGCTTCGATTGGATTGATATCGGACATGATTCCCTAGTATAATTAAGCATAAATATAAGACTCTTaatatatttcagttttttatttggttGATGGGTGAGCCCAAGCCCATGAGTAGTTTATATAGGGCCCATAGCAAAGTAAATTGGGGGTTTTATCGTTGCTTTTATTCTTAGTGGTAAGAATTTAATTAGGTGGATGGTTGAAATTGTTTACAATTTTCATTAggtatttccttttctttaaatAAGTAATGGGAGAACAATGTAAATTAGATGAGATTGAGTATGGTGGGAACGAGCATCTGGAATCTGGGATTTCATATCACAATCCAAATGTAGAGGTAAGGAGTCCTCCGGTGGTGTTGGGACAGGAAGAATATGTTGGGCTGCAGGCTACGCGTCCTATGGCAACCACGATGGAGATGAATGCCAATGGTGGTTCTGCAAGGTCTTTTGCATCAGTGGTGGGCCAGCCTGCCCTACCATTGATTGACAGTCTTCCATCGGCTGTGAAGGGTCTTCTTACAAGAATCAAGATTCCACAAAGAGCATAAAATAGACAACTCAGTAAGCATCGTTTTGCTCTTCTCGGGCAAATGTGTCCCCGACCTATCCCTATGGAATCTCTACAAGTTTTTGTTAAAGATAATTGGGGACTAATGGAACAGGTGGAGATACGATCCCTTGGTAAGGGATTCATAATGTTTCCATTTATGAATGAAGTGGATATGGCAATGACGTGGCGCAGGGACCTGTTCATGTGGAAGGACGTATCATtcgtttccagaaatggagGCAAGATTTTTATACGTCGAAACAGGAGATTACTAACAGATTGACATGGGTACGCTTCCCCGATTTTCCTCAAGAGTATTGGGATGAAGAAATCATTCTCTCCATGGCCAAGGCAGTGGGAAGGCCGATGGCGATTGATTGGAGGACGCATGACTCAATGTACGGCCATTTTGCTCGGGTTTGCGTCGATATTGACGATTCAATTCCTCGGGTGGCGGAATTATTTGTGGAGAGAGAGCGGCAAGTTTCCAATGAATCTTATGATTTTAAACAAGAAGTTGTATTTGAGAACCTGCCGGAGCAGGATTCGACTGATCAAGGTGGCATGGAGGATACTCGCCGCCGGAATCCCTACAGTCAGAGATGGGTTCGGCGACCTGTGGTACGAGAGGTGAATCCACAAACAGTTGAGGCAACGGCTGATTGCTCTTCTCCAATTAAGGAAAATCCAGATTCTGAGGGACGCATGGAAATTATAGGGAGATCTCCCAATATTCCTCAAACTCCTGCTATGGTAGGGACGCCTATCTTGGAAATTTCTCAGAATTCGGTGGATTGTGCTCTAGAGGCGGCTTTTGGAAAGTCACTAGATGGGTCCCATAAGGCTTAATTGACAAATTCTTCTACGGGCCAGTCGGTATTAGGCCCAAATGGGCAAGGTAGTGGGTCAATTGCTATTGTGCTTAATGTGGAAAATGATGTGGATCGGATCCATGGGTCACCTCTTCATCTAACTTCTGCAAACTCAGTTGAATGTATTGACAATGGAAGGACTATAGTGATGCACTATGACCTACATCAGCAGAATCCTATTGACTCCATGGATGGATTTCAAACAGTGGTGCGTAGGTCAGTCTTCCCGCCACGAGGACATCCAAACATTTTGCGCCGTATTGCTAGAGTCCAGGAGCTGCTAGAGATGGATAGAAATTTGCAGAGTAAAGGGACGCCTAACCCTAGTAATGCTTCTCATTCCCATTAATCCATGAAGTTAATGTTCTGGAACATTAGAGGAATTGGGAACAAATGTGCTAGAGTTTCTTTGCGTCATTGGCTTAAGTCACATGTTCCTTCAGTTTTTTGTGTAGCTGAACCTAAGGTGGGTCCGGAGAAATGCCCAATGAAGCTGTTCACTTCAATGGGATTCTCTTCCCAGTTGTTATGTAACTCTAGGGCGGATTCAACTCCGAATATATGGATTTTATGGAAGGAGGAGATAAAAAATCCGACCATTTTATTGTCTTCCACGCAACACCTGTCTATATTACTTGAGGTAAGTGGGAAGCAAATTATTCTTTCGGTTATTCATGCCAGCTGCTTTAAGGTGAACAGAAGACTACTTTGGCTCGATCTGTGTAATGTTGCTGGGTATGCTTTGCCATGGATGGCTATTGGTGACTACAATGAGACGCTTTTCTCTCATGAAAAGCAGGGCCTCGGCTCCTTTAGTGCCAGTTCTGCTGAAGAATTTGCAGCTATGATGGATGTCACACCTTTGATGCCTGTTGCTTTGGCAGGTTGCAAGTTTACATGGTCTAACAATCGATGGATTGGCAATGTTCGCGCGGTATTGGACAAGAGTTTGTGTAATGAGAATTGGATGTCAATGTTCCCCGCTTGCTCGCAGCGAATAATTTCTCAAAATTATTCTGATCATTGCCCGGTGGTGGTCACATGTGGGGGTGTTCCCCACCCGCTTAATATGCCATTCCGTATGCTACGGTTTTGGGCTGAGCACTCGGATTTTTTGTGCTATGTGCAAGACTCCTGGTCAGCGCCTCTAGCATGTACGCCTATCTTTGTTTTTACAGGAAAGCTAAAACGATTGAAATACCACCTTAAAAGTTGGGCTAGGGAGAATTTTTCTGATATCGATCTTGAAGTGAATAGAACTAAAGCAGTGCTAGAGGATGTTTGAAAGGCGATTGAGGTCAATGGTTTATCTAAGCCTCTCTTTGATCAGGATGCTGTTGTGAAGAGGGATATGGAAGTTGCTCTGTAGCTTCAAGAGAAGGTGTGGGCTGATAAATCCCGTCTAAAATGGCTTTGATGTGGGGATAGAAATACAAAGTTTTTTCACTTATCTACAAAGATGAGACGGGTGAAAAATCAGATTAGAGAAATACACACTGAGAATGGGGAGGTGCTGTCTGCCCCAACAGATATTGGCCAATTCGTCTCGGCTCATTTTGATgaatttcataaaaaagatGGGAAAGTCAAGGAGACTGACATTCTTTACAATATTCCAGGGTGTATTTCTTTGGAGGACAACCTTTTCCTGACTGATACCCCCTCTAAGGACGAGGTTAAATCTTCAGTATTTGACCTAGATCCTGACAGTGTTCAAGGTCCGGATGGCTTTTCGGGTTTATTTTTTAGAGTATGTTGGAGCATAATTGGCCCTGATTTATGTGCTgcaataaaaaaacattttagaGAAGGGGTGATCACGAAGGGGGTCAATTCTAATTTCTTAACCCTTATCCCAAAAGTGCCTAGAGCTTCTAAGGTCAGTCAATTCAGACCTATATGTTTAGggaattttttcttcaaaataatCCCTATGATTTTAGCATCTCAGTTGACTATGTTGCTCCCAAAATTAATCTCTGAGGAACAGGGCACATTTCAGAGGGGTAAAGTGATATCTTCAAACATCTGCATGGCCTCAGAGTTGGCTAATCTAATGCATATTAAATCATTTGGAGGAGGATTGGTGCTAAAACTAGACTTTATGAAGGCTTATGACACTCTGGATTGGGGGTTATATTCGATGTCATGAGGAAGTTTGGTTTCTAACAGCTAGTTATTGACAGGGTACATCAAATCCTTGTTTCTACTCGGCTCTAAGTTCTCATAAATGGAGGCTCGGTGGGATTTTTTGGAGTGGAGTAgggtttgagacaaggggaccccCTGTCCCCTATATTGTGCATCATTGCTGAAGAAGTATATTCAACAGATCTTAGGGGAGCTAAGCAAGCTTCTACCCCTTCTCACCTTTTATATGCAGATGATATATTTATATTCATTAATGCAGATCTTAAGGGAGCTAAGCATGTTATGAGATTTTTTGATCTTTATCAACAGTATTCTGGTCAGATTATTAGTATGGAGAAGAGTAAGGTATTCTCTGGAAAAAtaccaacaaaaagaaaatctcaTCTCAAAGAGGTTATTAATATTCCGGAATGTAAGTTTCCAACCCAGTATTTGCGTGTGGAGATTTTCAAAGGAAGGGTGAAGAGGGACTTGAGTATGCCTTTGGCTAATAAGTTCAAGGGTAGGCTGGTTGGGTGGAAGGGGAAACTTTTATCGCTAGTAGGTCGTGTGGAATTGGTTAAATCGGTGATGGGGAGTATTCCAATccataattttttgtttatctCTGGCCTTCCTTTGTTATTTCTCAGATGGAGCGATGGActaggaattttatttggagtgGCGAGTTGGATACTACAAAGGCAATCACGGTTAGATGGGATATGGTCTATAAGCCACAAGCTGAAGGTGGTTTGGGCATTCGAAGGCTGAGAGATGTGAACCTTGCTATGTTGTTCAAACTTACTTGGTTTATTAAAAATGATAAGTCATTGATTGCTGCCTTTTTGCGTAAAAGATTCCTCTCTCCTTCAGGGAAGCCAAAGTCCTCATATATATGCTCCTCTATTTGGCTAGGAATTAaaaaggtttgggattttgtgaAGCAGAATGAAAGATGGGTGGTAGGGAAGGGTGATTCCATCTCTTTCTGGTTTGATCGATGGCTCGCAAATT from Macadamia integrifolia cultivar HAES 741 chromosome 11, SCU_Mint_v3, whole genome shotgun sequence encodes the following:
- the LOC122092878 gene encoding probable calcium-binding protein CML41, yielding MATAVLSKQTLSKWFSNKSFVLSAHRLHHHSKQESNDELQQIFRRLDTNGNGKIEGFELRSYFAPIREFMPPKEAQGVINELDAAGGDNLTLDFDDFAKLMEREGGNDDLKRGFDMFALKGSGSITTEGLQRIFSCLGNKMSNEECKTIIQAFDLNGDCVIDFSEFQQLMA
- the LOC122092879 gene encoding uncharacterized protein LOC122092879; the protein is MRRVKNQIREIHTENGEVLSAPTDIGQFVSAHFDEFHKKDGKVKETDILYNIPGCISLEDNLFLTDTPSKDEVKSSVFDLDPDSVQDLKGAKHVMRFFDLYQQYSGQIISMEKSKVFSGKIPTKRKSHLKEVINIPECKFPTQYLRVEIFKGRVKRDLSMPLANKFKGRLVGWKGKLLSLMERWTRNFIWSGELDTTKAITVRWDMVYKPQAEGGLGIRRLRDVNLAMLFKLTWFIKNDKSLIAAFLRKRFLSPSGKPKSSYICSSIWLGIKKVWDFVKQNERWVVGKGDSISFWFDRWLANYSVAEKVGINDNEMLHAKVSDFIVQGRWVLPTLSS